Proteins co-encoded in one Amia ocellicauda isolate fAmiCal2 chromosome 11, fAmiCal2.hap1, whole genome shotgun sequence genomic window:
- the stmn1b gene encoding stathmin 1b — translation MASSGDIQVKELDKRASGQAFEVILSPTAPEAKADFPLSPPKKKDLSLEEIQRKLEAAEERRKSHEAEVLKHLAEKREHEKEVLQKAMEENNNFSKMAEEKLNLKMEANKENRTALLAAKSEKFKEKDKKIEEVRKNKETKEGDN, via the exons ATGGCGTCCTCTGGTG ATATTCAGGTCAAGGAGCTGGACAAGCGCGCCTCTGGCCAGGCCTTTGAGGTCATCCTGAGCCCCACAGCCCCCGAAGCCAAGGCAGATTTCCCGCTCTCGCCCCCCAAGAAGAAGGACCTGTCCTTGGAGGAGATCCAGAGGAAACTGGAGGCTGCGGAGGAGAGACGTAAG TCTCATGAGGCCGAGGTCCTGAAGCACTTAGCCGAGAAGCGCGAGCACGAGAAGGAGGTCCTTCAGAAAGCCATGGAGGAGAATAACAACTTCAGCAAAATGGCGGAGGAGAAGCTCAACTTGAAGATGGAGGCCAACAAAGAGAACCGCACAGCACTGCTGGCGGCCAAGAGTGAAAAGTTCAAAGAAAAG GACAAGAAGATCGAAGAGGTTCGAAAGAATAAAGAAACCAAAGAAGGAGACAACTGA
- the paqr7b gene encoding membrane progestin receptor alpha-B, translating into MATVVMEQISRLFINVQQLRQIPRLLESAFPTLPCTVQDCDVPWVFREPHVLTGYRPLHQSWRYYWLTLFQRHNEAVNVWTHLAAALVILVKFQQLAETVDFLRDPHAQPLFIILLSSFTYLFFSALAHLLSAKSELSHYTFFFLDYVGVAVYQYGSALVHFYYAIEEEWYAAVRHFFLPAAAFLAWLSCAGCCYGKYMSHCLPKFVHKLFQVVPSALAYCLDISPVLHRIVACAGQGCADPAISYHRYQVLFFLVSAYFFAYPHPEKWFPGRCDFIGQGHQIFHVFLVLCTLTQIEAVKLDYAARRGLYERLHGDSTHDFSALFVFTACCSALTAFYMRNRVRAQIKDKEE; encoded by the coding sequence ATGGCCACCGTCGTGATGGAGCAGATCAGCCGGCTGTTCATCAACGTGCAGCAGCTCCGGCAGATCCCCCGGCTGCTGGAGTCGGCCTTCCCCACGCTGCCCTGCACCGTGCAGGACTGCGACGTGCCCTGGGTCTTCCGCGAGCCGCACGTCCTCACCGGCTACCGGCCGCTGCACCAGAGCTGGCGCTACTACTGGCTGACCCTGTTCCAGCGGCACAACGAGGCGGTCAACGTGTGGACCCACCTGGCGGCCGCCCTGGTCATCCTGGTGAAGTTCCAGCAGCTGGCCGAGACGGTGGACTTCCTGAGGGACCCCCACGCGCAGCCCCTCTTCATCATCCTGCTCTCCTCCTTCACCTACCTGTTCTTCAGCGCCCTGGCACACCTGCTGTCGGCCAAGTCCGAGCTCTCGCACTACACCTTCTTCTTCCTGGACTACGTGGGCGTGGCTGTCTACCAGTACGGCAGCGCCCTGGTCCATTTCTACTACGCCATTGAGGAGGAGTGGTACGCCGCTGTGCGCCACTTCTTCCTGCCCGCCGCCGCCTTCCTGGCCTGGCTGTCGTGTGCCGGATGCTGCTACGGCAAGTACATGAGCCATTGCCTGCCCAAGTTCGTCCACAAACTCTTCCAAGTGGTCCCCTCGGCCCTGGCCTACTGCCTGGACATCAGCCCTGTCCTCCACCGCATCGTCGCCTGCGCCGGCCAGGGCTGCGCCGACCCGGCCATCTCCTACCACCGATACCAGGTGCTCTTCTTCCTGGTCAGCGCCTACTTCTTCGCCTACCCGCACCCGGAGAAGTGGTTCCCGGGTCGGTGCGACTTCATCGGCCAGGGCCACCAGATCTTTCACGTCTTCCTGGTGCTGTGCACACTGACGCAGATCGAGGCGGTGAAGCTGGACTACGCGGCGCGCCGGGGGCTGTACGAACGCCTGCACGGGGACTCCACACACGACTTCAGCGCCCTGTTTGTGTTCACAGCCTGCTGCAGCGCCCTCACCGCCTTCTACATGAGGAACAGGGTGCGGGCCCAGATCAAGGACAAGGAAGAGTAG